One genomic segment of Ipomoea triloba cultivar NCNSP0323 chromosome 9, ASM357664v1 includes these proteins:
- the LOC116028486 gene encoding serine carboxypeptidase-like 13, translated as MASTLKILVLLLLFSATTFSHTVIDTLPGFPGKLPFKLQTGYIGVGQFQEVQLFYYFIESEKSPESDPLLLWLTGGPGCSALSGILYEIGPFNINYANSTGEIPTLELNQYAWAKVANIIYLDQPAGTGFSYAKTPEAYMSNDTLSAQLAYDFLIQWLLDHPKFLGNPLYIAGESYTGIIVPQIVRKIYDGLESGIEPRLNMKGYVEGNPITDKYADPNSVFEYAYRMGLLSDNLYKSTKKSCKGDYMDKHPENAICQYDLQRVSECTERINPWQILEPICSEENGENPTGILLPQHWCRDDNYLYSEVWAQNKFVQKALRVREDTVREWVRCNESLMYDFGMERTEVYVYNVQSTVDYHRSFTNKSCRVLIYSGDHDMVVPHVSTEEWIESLKVEVEDEWRPWFVEDQVAGYTMKYSKNEYELTYATVKGAGHTAPEYKPQQCLSMLQRWLSNYPL; from the exons ATGGCCTCAACATTGAAAATCCTTGTATTGCTACTCCTATTTTCTGCTACAACGTTTTCACATACAGTGATTGACACTTTACCTGGTTTCCCAGGAAAACTTCCATTCAAACTCCAAACTGG gtacatagGTGTGGGACAATTTCAAGAAGTTCAACTCTTCTACTATTTCATTGAGTCTGAGAAGAGCCCAGAAAGTGACCCACTTTTGCTATGGCTCACTGGTGGTCCAGGTTGCTCTGCTCTCTCTGGCATCCTCTATGAGATTG GCCCTTTCAACATCAATTATGCTAATTCCACTGGGGAAATCCCAACTTTGGAGTTGAACCAGTATGCTTGGGCCAAG GTGGCCAACATTATATATTTGGATCAACCTGCTGGAACTGGATTCTCCTATGCTAAAACACCCGAAGCTTACATGTCTAACGATACTCTATCTGCACAGCTTGCTTATGATTTCCTCATACAG TGGCTCCTGGACCACCCAAAATTCCTTGGCAATCCGCTGTACATTGCAGGAGAATCCTATACTGGAATTATTGTTCCACAGATTGTTCGTAAAATATATGATG GTTTAGAATCTGGAATTGAGCCGCGTCTAAATATGAAA GGCTATGTGGAAGGCAATCCAATTACTGACAAATATGCAGACCCCAATAGTGTTTTTGAATATGCTTATCGAATGGGGCTTTTATCAGATAATCTATACAAG TCCACAAAAAAAAGTTGCAAAGGAGATTACATGGATAAACATCCAGAAAATGCGATATGTCAGTATGATCTTCAAAGAGTATCAGAG TGTACTGAAAGGATTAATCCGTGGCAAATTTTAGAACCGATATGTAGCGAGGAAAACGGTGAAAATCCTACTGGTATCCTTTTACCACAACACTGGTGCAGA GATGATAATTATTTGTATTCCGAAGTTTGGGCACAGAACAAATTTGTCCAGAAAGCACTTCGTGTGCGCGAG GACACAGTAAGAGAGTGGGTGAGATGCAATGAAAGCTTGATGTATGATTTTGGTATGGAGAGGACTGAAGTATATGTTTATAATGTCCAAAGCACGGTTGATTATCATCGGAGTTTCACTAACAAATCTTGTCGAGTTCTAATCTATAG TGGGGATCACGACATGGTTGTTCCTCATGTGAGCACAGAAGAATGGATAGAGTCCTTAaaagtcgaggttgaagacgaGTGGAGACCTTGGTTTGTTGAAGATCAAGTTGCGGG ATACACAATGAAGTATTCAAAGAATGAGTATGAGTTGACATATGCAACTGTAAAG GGAGCAGGCCACACAGCACCAGAATATAAACCACAACAATGCTTGTCAATGCTTCAGAGATGGCTTAGCAATTACCCTCTTTGA
- the LOC116028482 gene encoding serine carboxypeptidase-like 18, with the protein MASTLKILVLLLLLSATTFSHTVVDTLPGFPGKLPFKLQTGYIGVGKFQEVQLFYYFIESEKSPESDPLLLWLTGGPGCSALSGILYEIGPFTINYANSTGEIPSLELNQYAWTKVANIIFLDQPVGTGFSYAKTPEANYMSNDTLSAQLAYDFLIQWLLDNPKFLSNPLYIAGDSYTGIIIPQIVRKIYDGLESGIEPRLNMKGYVEGNPTTDKYADLNNRVVYAHRMGLLSDNLYESTKVSCNGDYMDEHPQNAACQYNLQRVSMCTEKINPLQILEPICSNENLLSLNGNSMGENLTSLLLLQKNWCRADNYLYSYIWANNKIVQKTLHVREETIREWVRCNESLVYEFDGERTEAYIYDVQSTVDYHKSFTNKSCRVLIYSGDHDMIVPHLSTEEWIESLEVGVEDEWRPWFADNQVAGYTMKYSQNEYELTYATVKGAGHTAPEYKPQQCLSMFQRWLSNYPL; encoded by the exons ATGGCCTCAACATTGAAAATCCTTGTATTGCTCCTCCTATTGTCGGCTACAACCTTTTCACATACAGTGGTTGACACTTTACCTGGTTTCCCAGGAAAACTTCCATTCAAACTCCAAACTGG GTACATAGGTGTGGGGAAATTTCAAGAAGTTCAACTCTTTTACTATTTCATTGAGTCTGAGAAGAGCCCAGAAAGTGACCCACTGTTGCTATGGCTCACTGGTGGTCCAGGTTGCTCTGCTCTCTCTGGCATCCTCTATGAGATTG GTCCTTTCACCATTAACTATGCTAATTCCACTGGTGAAATCCCATCTTTGGAGTTGAACCAGTATGCATGGACCAAG GTGgccaacattatatttttggaTCAACCTGTTGGGACAGGATTCTCCTACGCTAAAACACCCGAAGCTAATTACATGTCTAATGATACTCTGTCTGCACAGCTTGCTTATGATTTCCTCATACAG TGGCTCCTGGACAACCCAAAATTCCTTAGCAATCCGCTCTACATTGCTGGCGATTCCTATACTGGAATTATTATTCCACAGATTGTTCGCAAAATATATGATG GTTTAGAATCTGGAATTGAGCCGCGTCTAAATATGAAA GGCTATGTGGAAGGCAATCCAACCACTGACAAATATGCAGACTTGAACAATAGAGTGGTATATGCTCATCGAATGGGGCTTTTATCAGACAATCTATACGAG TCCACAAAAGTAAGTTGCAATGGAGATTACATGGATGAACATCCACAAAATGCAGCCTGTCAATATAATCTTCAAAGAGTATCAATG TGTACTGAAAAGATTAATCCGCTGCAAATTTTAGAACCAATTTGTAGCAATGAAAATTTACTGAGTCTAAATGGAAACTCTATGGGTGAAAATCTTACCAGTCTCCTTTTACTGCAAAAAAACTGGTGCAGA GCTGATAATTATTTGTACTCCTACATTTGGGCAAATAACAAAATTGTCCAGAAAACACTTCATGTGCGTGAG GAAACAATAAGAGAGTGGGTCAGATGCAATGAGAGCTTGGTATATGAATTTGATGGGGAGAGAACTGAAGCATACATTTATGATGTCCAAAGCACCGTTGATTATCATAAGAGTTTCACCAACAAATCTTGTCGAGTTCTGATCTACAG TGGGGATCACGACATGATCGTTCCTCATTTGAGCACAGAAGAATGGATAGAGTCCTTAGAAGTTGGGGTCGAAGACGAGTGGAGACCTTGGTTTGCTGACAATCAAGTTGCAGG ATACACCATGAAGTATTCGCAGAATGAGTATGAGTTGACATATGCCACTGTGAAG GGAGCAGGCCACACAGCACCAGAATATAAGCCACAACAATGCTTGTCAATGTTTCAGAGATGGCTTAGCAATTATCCTCTTTGA